The DNA region GATATTACTTTCGAGGAGTCGATCTCGGGGACGAAGAAAACCATCACTCTGAATAAACCAGAAAGCTGTCAGGTTTGTGGCGGGACCGGCGCTGATCCGGGGAGCGGTAAAAGCACCTGCCCGCAGTGCGGCGGGCGGGGTACGGTCAGTTATTCGCAGGGCGCTTACGCCGTTTCGCGTCCCTGCCCGAAATGTCTGGGCAAAGGCGCTCTTCCCGGAAAACCATGCCACACTTGCGGCGGCTCCGGACAAGTGAAAGCGAAACGTAAAATTGCAGTGAATATTCCCGCCGGCATTGAAAGCGGCGGCAAGGTGCGTCTTCGCGGGCAGGGGTATCCCGGCTCGCACGGCGGCCCCAATGGAGACTTGATTATTACCGTGAATGTGAAAAAAAATCAGCAGTTCGAGCGGAAAGGGAATGATATCTACACGAAAGTGCAGATAAGTTTCCCGCAGGCGGTGCTGGGGTGCAAAGTGACGGTTAAGACCCTGACTAAAGAGGTTAACCTTTCGATCCCGCCGGGAACGAAACATGGGACATTGCTTCGTCTGAAAGGGCAGGGGTTGGCGGTAGACGGCACTCAGGGTGACCAGTATGTAGAGGTAAACATCGATGTTCCGAAAGATCTCACCCCGCGCCAGAAAGAGTTGCTGGAAGAGTTGGCCAAGACGATGTAGTCGGCGGATTACACCTGCGGCTTTCTCTTTTAAACACAGCAGGCGACATCACCGGGGAATAGATGTTACTATGATTTTAGAGATAGTTCAAGAATGCTAAGGTGAATGAATATGGATTTGAATAAACTGACCCAACGCTCGACCGATGCCCTTACCTATGCCAAGCAACTGGCCCAGTCGGAGTCGCACCCGCAGGTGATGCCGGTGCATCTTCTGGCGGCCCTGCTGAAACAGGATGACGGTCTGATTTCAGCATAGTACCGACATGATATGGTATAGGAATTTGCGTTGCTCCCCTATTTGAGGCAGAATCATTCCTCTCTTCTTGTCTGGGAGAATTTCTTGAGCATCTGTATGAATACCGACTCGGTCTCGGCAAAAAGCACCGGTCTGGTTATATTGAGTTCAAAGACAATCGTCTCCGTCCCGGCGTCAGCATATGCCACCGTCGCGATATTGGATTTCCCTCCGGGATCGACGGTTTCCATAAAGCATATTTTCCTGTCTTCAGCAAGTACCAAAGAATCCTTCTTTCTAAAGGCTACTCCGGGATATTTCTTTAAGTACCTTGCCGAATCAGCCGTAAGAAACTCTCGAAATGAGAGCGAGTCTCTTTTGAAAATCCAGATATAGACAATGCGGTCGTAATCATAGTATTTCTGCCCCGTTGGATAACAGGCGGCCGAGCGCCCGTCAGCTTGAGCGTTCTCAAGATCAATGACCCAACCTTTCGGGGCGGTGATCCGGCTTACAAAGGTCTGCCCGGCATAATAAATACTATTACTGCTGTCCGGCTCCTGGCTAAACGCCGAATATATGCCTACAGCGATCAGAATAAACGAGAGAATTGGAATCACTCTTATTCCCATAAAATCTAAGATAATATTTGGCAACGGAAAAGGGGGATATTTTATAATGTCGTTTCCGACCGATTCTGTCGCGAAGGTGAAAACTGCAATAGGCCCCTCGATGCCTATCGGGATGCTGATGAATCTCGTTTGCGGTCTGATATCGGTTTGCTGAGCATGCGGAGACAAGTACGGCTGCGGAAAGCGGAATGCTATGGTCCCATTCTGACGTGGATAGAGTCACCGTCGTTGTGACATGCTGGATCAGGAACCCTACGCCTTCAGGTCCGGTGAGGTTGTAACGGTAGAGCTCAGCGGTGGAGCGTTAGCAATGTCCGCTGGAGTGAAGGGTTGGGCATGTTCGTTCGAGCATGTCACAAATTATAGTAGGATGTGCTGAGCTTGTGAACCACACCTTTGGATGCAAGATGGTACCGTTCGTTTCTAACCGCGTCCTACGACTGTAACATGTCACGCGTTATCAAGTGGTGACCTCTAAGATTCCGCCATCAAGAGTGAGCCGGACATGATATGTCTGATTATTATATGAAAGGGTTATATGTGGTTGTGGGTCTACACGAGATGTCCCTGGCGCTCCGTCTCTGTGGACCCCAGAAATGACATAAACTGTTTGATTTCTGTCCTTAATCGCTTTCTTAAGAGGGCCAGGCATCCTCCATTGCTCCGGATTTAAGAGTATTCTTTCGATGCGTTTCTCGTTAAATGGGATCTGCTGCCACTGTTTCCAGTCGTGTTTAAATTCTAACATACATGCTCCTTGTTATCTAAGGATTTTATGAATTCATGCGTGCCGCATTTGTTAAACAAAACGGCCGGATGGACACTTTATTTGTTTTCTTGTATCTCCTTGTAAACATGATGGTCGATGCCTAACAATAATTAGATTGATCCCCATAAGATGCGGGCTTCTTGATTTCTGCCGGTATAAGCCGCCCCCGAATATCGCACCGCAGGAGCAGTAAAGCCAGTTCCTTCAGTCTCTTGATGCCGACTCAGCCATTTACGCACGTGTATTATACGGATCAACACGAAGACCTCCTTCTTATAGGCCATTCATGGGGCTACGTACACCAGACGGCCCCAATTTAGGAAATAAGCGTAAATCACATTATCACCCATGATATTTAGAAACAATATATTAATGTTTCCCCGCACAAAACGCAACAGATTTTCCGGTCGCCGCCTTAAAAATATCCCGCCAAAACCCCTTGCCAATCAGCGGCAATCGCTTATATTATTTATCTTTTAGACGGGGAAAACCCCGCAAGGACATTCGAATATGAGAATTATTAACTTATACAGCGAGGAAATCTTATGGTAGGTATTGTCGGGTATGGAGCTCATATCCCAAGACACCGAATCCGGGTCGAGGAAATCGCCAAGGTCTGGGGGGCCGATGCTCCCAGCTACAAAAAAGGATTGATGCTGACCCAGAAATCGGTCCCACCGCCGGACATGGATTCTATTACTCTGGCGGTCGAAGCGACCAAGAATGCTCTGAAAAGGGCCGGGAATATCAACCCGGCCGAAATAGGCGCCATTTATATCGGCTCCGAATCTAAACCGTATGCGGTGAAGCCCTCCGGCACCATCGTTGCCGAGGCTATCGGCGCTACTCCGGAAATTCATTGCGCC from Candidatus Zixiibacteriota bacterium includes:
- the dnaJ gene encoding molecular chaperone DnaJ, producing MARDFYNVLGVPENASQEEIKKAFRKLAKQHHPDRNKGDKNAENRFKEISEAYDVLGDQQKRQQYDMMRRYGGFDPRQAQSGGFDTSQFENMFRTEGGGFGSFADIFSSIFGDDNIFQQSGRRRDAPARGNDLGLSLDITFEESISGTKKTITLNKPESCQVCGGTGADPGSGKSTCPQCGGRGTVSYSQGAYAVSRPCPKCLGKGALPGKPCHTCGGSGQVKAKRKIAVNIPAGIESGGKVRLRGQGYPGSHGGPNGDLIITVNVKKNQQFERKGNDIYTKVQISFPQAVLGCKVTVKTLTKEVNLSIPPGTKHGTLLRLKGQGLAVDGTQGDQYVEVNIDVPKDLTPRQKELLEELAKTM